One region of uncultured Desulfovibrio sp. genomic DNA includes:
- a CDS encoding UxaA family hydrolase: MVTHFVVHEPDDSVGVVVVEGVKKGDKLNGWVMDGNQSIDFETLSDIPIGHKIALKDLAVGDTVIKYGTDIGKVVQPIKRGEHLHVHNVKTKRW, from the coding sequence ATGGTAACCCATTTTGTGGTTCACGAACCCGACGATAGCGTCGGCGTTGTCGTTGTCGAAGGGGTGAAGAAAGGCGATAAGCTTAACGGTTGGGTCATGGATGGCAACCAGAGCATCGACTTTGAAACGCTGAGCGATATTCCGATCGGCCACAAGATTGCCCTGAAGGATCTTGCTGTGGGCGATACCGTCATCAAGTACGGCACTGACATCGGCAAAGTTGTACAGCCCATCAAGCGCGGCGAACATTTGCATGTCCATAACGTCAAAACCAAGAGGTGGTAA
- a CDS encoding peptidoglycan DD-metalloendopeptidase family protein encodes MFLHTKIRWILVAALFLLFAGLFAWEKGWLPFDRLQADISVAGGQASADQAAPADGGEDSADASKGQGAEASSQANIAGEEKTGADLTQSATPDAANPDEESVAPGEEVVKGTVEKGDTVTKILAGADSQAVQDYISAARRVFSMRAFRDGQPYVVVTDAATGKVKRFEYEIDSRRRLVVEGMEQPVARVEAIEYVTLLTTMSATIDDNLFQAVADAGESPQMALKLAELFGSEINFIRDLQEGDSFSVLVEKRYREGEYKGYGRILAAHFTNKGKTFEAYLFREGNKAASYYNSKGENVRKSLLQAPLAFTRVTSRFTKNRLHPILGYSRPHEGVDYAAPTGTPVKAVGEGVVTQRVWAGGYGNQIIVRHGGGLESLYAHLSGYARGLQSGQKVRQGQVIGFVGMTGLATGPHLDFRLRQNGKFVNPAKAINPRGEPVSKNAMSAFEKVMAVELAALKGEKTFPEYTVDSIVVDKVDLPQPETPSEPEHKAEKRKKKHRN; translated from the coding sequence ATGTTTTTGCACACGAAGATTCGCTGGATACTGGTCGCGGCCCTGTTTCTGCTTTTTGCAGGTTTGTTTGCCTGGGAAAAGGGCTGGCTCCCGTTTGATCGGTTGCAAGCTGACATTTCCGTTGCGGGCGGGCAGGCTTCTGCTGATCAGGCAGCACCTGCCGACGGCGGGGAGGACTCTGCCGACGCTTCCAAAGGCCAGGGGGCAGAAGCATCTTCTCAGGCCAATATTGCAGGTGAGGAAAAAACCGGAGCAGACCTGACGCAATCCGCTACGCCGGACGCTGCAAATCCAGATGAAGAATCTGTCGCCCCTGGCGAGGAAGTGGTCAAAGGTACGGTTGAGAAAGGTGATACTGTCACTAAAATTCTTGCCGGGGCAGACAGCCAGGCCGTGCAGGATTATATAAGCGCCGCGCGCCGAGTGTTTTCCATGCGGGCTTTTCGCGATGGTCAGCCCTACGTGGTTGTAACCGATGCCGCCACGGGCAAGGTAAAACGTTTTGAGTACGAAATAGATAGCCGCCGCCGTCTGGTGGTGGAGGGCATGGAACAGCCCGTGGCCAGGGTGGAGGCCATTGAATATGTCACCCTGCTCACCACGATGAGCGCCACCATTGACGACAATCTTTTTCAGGCAGTGGCTGATGCCGGGGAAAGCCCGCAAATGGCCCTCAAGCTGGCAGAACTTTTTGGTTCGGAAATCAACTTTATCCGTGATTTGCAGGAAGGCGACTCTTTCTCGGTGCTGGTTGAAAAGCGCTATCGTGAGGGCGAATATAAGGGCTATGGCCGTATTCTGGCCGCGCATTTCACCAACAAGGGTAAAACCTTTGAGGCCTACCTGTTCCGCGAAGGAAACAAGGCCGCCAGTTATTATAACAGCAAGGGCGAAAACGTCCGCAAATCATTGCTACAGGCTCCCCTGGCATTCACGCGCGTGACCTCGCGCTTTACAAAAAACCGGCTCCATCCCATATTGGGGTATAGCAGACCACACGAAGGTGTGGACTATGCCGCTCCCACTGGTACGCCTGTCAAGGCTGTGGGTGAAGGTGTGGTTACGCAGCGTGTCTGGGCTGGCGGCTACGGCAACCAGATTATTGTGCGTCATGGCGGTGGGTTGGAGTCTTTGTACGCGCATTTATCCGGCTATGCCCGAGGTCTGCAAAGTGGGCAGAAGGTGCGTCAGGGGCAGGTTATTGGTTTTGTGGGCATGACGGGCCTTGCCACTGGACCGCATCTTGATTTCAGGCTGCGGCAGAATGGCAAATTCGTAAATCCCGCCAAGGCCATTAACCCCAGAGGCGAACCGGTCAGCAAGAACGCCATGAGCGCCTTTGAAAAAGTTATGGCTGTGGAGCTGGCAGCGCTTAAGGGAGAAAAAACTTTTCCCGAGTATACTGTGGACAGCATTGTGGTCGACAAGGTGGATCTGCCACAGCCCGAAACACCATCCGAGCCGGAACACAAGGCCGAAAAGCGCAAAAAGAAGCATAGAAACTAG
- a CDS encoding sigma-54 dependent transcriptional regulator — protein MSSRRLLFLTPAQAVTAVFPALRNAGYELGIAENLKGASVFIKKSGPDVIFSRPALPGFRVEDLLAVGAEDPNFPPVIVITDKGSPEEAERLMGLGARDYWLEPLDVDRVAAVAGQKRKTAPVPAVSTLGGHKARHEGSGPRIVGEHPAIARVLQLARQVARSRATVLITGESGTGKEMFARYLHAMSKRAEQAFVAVNCAALPEHLLESELFGHEKGAFTGAIARKPGKFELADGGTLLLDEISEMDMALQAKLLRVLQEGEIDRVGGTETIKVDVRVLATTNRDLEGWVKEGKFRQDLYFRLNVIPLRLPSLRERGDDVLELARFFIGMYTREYQLPAAPLSESAIAWLQQYDFPGNVRELQNLMERAVLLANGRPVEPCHFLLENEDWPLFDEEAPQATALVEEAHANALAASVAVQDVDAPRSGEYSPATGVSAGDNRMQGAVIPLHEMERIMILKGLEVTSGNRTQAADLLGISVRTLRNKLNEYRAAGHPID, from the coding sequence ATGTCATCGCGCCGTCTTCTTTTTCTTACCCCCGCTCAGGCAGTCACTGCCGTCTTTCCTGCGTTGCGAAATGCGGGCTATGAGCTCGGCATTGCAGAAAATCTCAAGGGCGCTTCCGTTTTTATAAAAAAATCCGGGCCGGACGTGATTTTTTCACGCCCCGCATTGCCGGGTTTTCGTGTGGAAGATCTGCTTGCTGTTGGCGCGGAAGACCCTAATTTTCCCCCTGTTATAGTTATTACGGACAAAGGCAGCCCTGAAGAGGCCGAAAGGCTCATGGGGCTGGGGGCGCGCGATTACTGGCTTGAACCGCTGGACGTGGACCGCGTCGCCGCTGTGGCAGGTCAGAAGCGCAAGACTGCCCCGGTTCCGGCAGTGTCCACTCTTGGTGGGCACAAGGCCCGCCACGAAGGCTCTGGCCCGCGTATTGTGGGCGAGCACCCGGCCATTGCCCGGGTGCTGCAACTGGCCCGTCAGGTGGCCAGATCGCGGGCTACAGTGCTGATTACCGGGGAATCGGGTACTGGTAAGGAAATGTTTGCCCGTTATCTGCATGCCATGAGCAAGCGCGCGGAGCAGGCTTTTGTGGCCGTTAACTGCGCCGCCCTGCCGGAACATCTGCTTGAGAGCGAGCTTTTTGGGCACGAGAAAGGCGCTTTCACTGGCGCTATTGCACGCAAGCCCGGCAAGTTTGAGCTTGCCGATGGCGGCACCCTCCTGCTTGATGAAATTTCTGAGATGGATATGGCCTTGCAGGCGAAACTCCTCCGTGTGCTTCAGGAGGGCGAGATCGACCGCGTGGGCGGCACCGAAACCATCAAGGTTGATGTGCGCGTGCTTGCCACCACCAACCGCGATCTTGAAGGCTGGGTAAAAGAGGGCAAGTTCCGTCAGGACTTGTATTTTCGGCTGAACGTTATTCCTTTGCGTCTGCCTTCGCTGCGCGAACGCGGGGATGACGTGCTGGAACTGGCCAGATTTTTCATAGGCATGTATACGCGTGAATACCAGTTGCCTGCCGCCCCCCTTTCTGAAAGCGCTATTGCCTGGTTGCAGCAGTATGACTTTCCCGGCAATGTGCGCGAACTGCAAAACCTGATGGAACGCGCAGTGCTGCTTGCTAACGGCAGGCCTGTTGAGCCCTGCCATTTTCTGCTTGAGAATGAAGACTGGCCGCTGTTTGATGAAGAGGCTCCCCAGGCGACTGCTCTGGTGGAAGAAGCCCATGCCAACGCGCTGGCGGCTTCTGTGGCTGTTCAGGATGTTGATGCGCCCCGCTCCGGCGAGTACTCCCCAGCAACGGGCGTATCGGCTGGAGACAACCGCATGCAGGGCGCTGTGATTCCTCTGCATGAGATGGAGCGCATCATGATTCTCAAGGGGCTGGAGGTAACCTCCGGCAACCGTACGCAGGCAGCCGATCTGTTGGGTATTTCAGTGCGCACGCTGCGCAACAAGCTGAACGAATACCGAGCTGCCGGGCACCCCATCGACTGA
- a CDS encoding UxaA family hydrolase codes for MQQTFMGYRRENGRVGIRNHVIILPLDDLSNAACEAVANNVKGTLALPHAYGRLQFGEDLDLHFRTLIGVGCNPNVAAVIVIGIEPQWTKRVVDGIAKTGKHVEGFSIEQHGDLETICSASRKAKEFMHFATELQRTECKVNELWVSTKCGESDTTSGIAANPTVGNAFDKLWEKGATTLFGETTEITGGEHLVMERCANAEVRAQFKAFFDRYAKVVDDHKTDDLSDSQPTKGNIEGGLTTIEEKALGNVQKIGRKAPVIGCLDKAEMPTGPGLWFMDSSSAAAEMVTLCAASGFVAHFFPTGQGNIIGNPILPVIKLSANPRTVRTMSEHIDVDVSGILRREMDLDAAGDKLLEMLFRTCNGRNTAAEVLGHREFIMTRLYESA; via the coding sequence ATGCAACAGACATTTATGGGCTATCGCCGCGAAAATGGCCGCGTGGGCATCCGTAACCACGTTATAATTCTGCCCCTGGACGACCTTTCCAATGCCGCTTGCGAAGCTGTTGCCAACAACGTAAAGGGCACGCTTGCTCTTCCGCACGCTTATGGCCGCCTTCAGTTCGGCGAAGACCTTGACCTGCATTTCCGCACGCTGATCGGCGTGGGCTGCAACCCCAACGTTGCCGCCGTTATCGTTATCGGCATCGAGCCCCAGTGGACCAAGCGCGTTGTGGACGGTATCGCCAAGACCGGCAAGCACGTTGAAGGTTTTTCCATTGAACAGCACGGCGACCTTGAGACCATTTGCAGCGCTTCCCGCAAGGCCAAGGAATTCATGCACTTCGCCACCGAACTGCAGCGCACCGAATGCAAAGTGAACGAACTGTGGGTCTCCACCAAGTGCGGCGAATCCGACACCACTTCCGGTATTGCCGCCAACCCCACTGTTGGCAACGCTTTTGACAAGCTGTGGGAAAAGGGCGCCACCACCCTCTTTGGCGAAACCACTGAAATCACCGGTGGCGAGCACCTGGTTATGGAACGCTGCGCCAACGCTGAAGTTCGCGCCCAGTTCAAGGCCTTCTTTGACCGCTACGCCAAGGTTGTGGACGACCACAAGACGGACGACCTGAGCGACTCCCAGCCCACCAAGGGCAACATTGAAGGCGGCCTGACCACCATCGAAGAAAAAGCCTTGGGCAATGTGCAGAAGATTGGCCGCAAAGCGCCTGTCATCGGCTGCCTCGACAAGGCTGAAATGCCCACTGGCCCCGGCCTGTGGTTCATGGATTCCTCTTCCGCCGCTGCCGAAATGGTCACCCTTTGCGCTGCCTCCGGCTTTGTGGCGCACTTCTTCCCCACGGGCCAGGGCAACATCATCGGCAACCCCATCCTGCCCGTGATCAAGCTTTCGGCAAACCCCCGCACCGTGCGCACCATGAGCGAGCACATCGATGTGGACGTTTCCGGCATCCTGCGCCGCGAAATGGACCTCGATGCCGCTGGCGACAAGCTGCTCGAAATGTTGTTCCGCACCTGCAACGGCCGTAACACCGCCGCTGAAGTGCTGGGCCACAGAGAATTCATCATGACCCGTTTGTACGAAAGCGCCTAA
- a CDS encoding RraA family protein produces the protein MRYAINCQIDRLSPEIVRQYADLAVADICDALGRNAALPSALKPFNNSRILGTAYTVNLPASENLLLYYAVDNARPGDVLVVSCAGYTERAVAGEIVAALGKARGLAGLVIDGAVRDADALRQTDFPVYARAVSPNGPYKDACGEINVPVSMGNVVIQPGDLIVGDADGIVSIRRQEAASVAEQARKITEAGLKKLQSIEKHGSMDMAWLYDKLAKSCCDIHN, from the coding sequence ATGCGTTACGCCATCAACTGTCAGATTGACCGCCTTTCACCTGAAATTGTGCGCCAGTATGCTGATCTGGCTGTTGCGGACATCTGCGACGCCCTGGGGCGCAACGCAGCCCTGCCGTCAGCGCTCAAGCCATTTAACAACAGCCGCATTCTGGGTACCGCCTATACCGTCAATCTGCCTGCAAGTGAAAATCTGCTGCTGTACTATGCTGTAGACAACGCCCGGCCCGGCGACGTGCTGGTGGTATCCTGCGCGGGCTATACGGAAAGAGCAGTAGCTGGTGAAATTGTGGCGGCACTTGGCAAGGCGCGCGGTCTGGCAGGCCTTGTTATTGATGGAGCAGTGCGCGATGCCGACGCCCTGCGGCAGACGGATTTTCCCGTCTATGCGCGGGCAGTGTCGCCCAACGGGCCATACAAGGACGCCTGCGGCGAAATCAACGTGCCTGTCAGCATGGGCAACGTGGTTATTCAGCCCGGCGATCTGATTGTGGGGGATGCAGACGGTATTGTGTCCATCCGGCGGCAGGAGGCAGCATCTGTGGCGGAACAGGCCCGCAAAATTACAGAAGCTGGTCTAAAAAAGCTGCAATCCATTGAAAAACACGGTTCAATGGACATGGCATGGCTTTATGACAAACTCGCCAAAAGCTGCTGCGACATCCACAACTAA
- a CDS encoding sigma-54-dependent Fis family transcriptional regulator codes for MEYKITPNGLSSPSLTVGQVVHHLARIVAGKIDRNAFFQILSKQLRVLFHYDRFCINLYDAEREFLNLFTAADGTVVESLSNTRIARNTVAGLAISSRKPVVINDLAAHNLGDGPMPLSSVGLNATIALPLIINREVIGTLHVSFVKQPDNIVEILNFLIELTPVLTTFLFAVLAEERVGKGRPLPEQSSRIQDNSGTILLESKLLETPPMARTMAIVSKVAKLNIPVLITGETGTGKSMLARWLHRHSPRREENFVKVNCPSIAPTLFESEMFGYAKGAFTGATAKRIGRIELAQNGTLFLDEIGELAPEMQSKLLLVMEENSFERVGEAESTGVDIRVISATNIDLAAAMAEGRLRRDLYYRLGSVVVRMPSLRERKSDIPLFVDHFIHQFAKEYEIRPPRLSRSVVQALHGHSWPGNIRELRNVVSRMLLHSLDSALTEDFVLEALHQWEPETAEKQPCESAVPAAGGMLGRFADPVYGGAGSEQAAASARLPTLEENERGHIERALRQSGGRISGPRGAAALLGVPRSTLQHRMRKLGMDR; via the coding sequence ATGGAATACAAAATTACGCCCAATGGATTGAGCAGCCCTTCGCTCACGGTAGGGCAGGTTGTGCACCATCTGGCGCGCATTGTTGCGGGAAAGATCGATAGAAACGCGTTTTTTCAGATATTATCCAAGCAGCTTCGTGTGCTCTTTCACTATGACCGGTTTTGCATCAACCTCTATGATGCCGAGCGGGAATTTCTGAACCTGTTTACTGCTGCGGATGGAACCGTTGTAGAATCACTTTCAAATACCCGTATAGCCCGCAATACCGTTGCCGGGCTTGCCATTTCTTCGCGCAAGCCTGTGGTCATCAACGATCTGGCGGCCCATAATCTGGGCGATGGCCCCATGCCCCTTTCATCGGTGGGCCTCAACGCAACCATTGCCCTGCCTCTCATAATCAACCGCGAAGTCATAGGCACGCTGCATGTTTCTTTTGTAAAGCAGCCGGACAATATTGTTGAGATTCTGAACTTTCTCATTGAACTTACGCCTGTGCTTACCACCTTTCTTTTTGCCGTGCTGGCCGAGGAGCGCGTGGGAAAAGGCAGGCCACTGCCGGAGCAGTCCAGCCGCATACAGGATAACTCGGGCACCATCCTGCTGGAAAGCAAACTGCTCGAAACCCCGCCAATGGCCCGCACCATGGCTATTGTCAGCAAGGTTGCCAAGTTGAACATTCCCGTGCTTATCACCGGGGAAACTGGCACGGGTAAAAGCATGCTGGCGCGCTGGCTGCACCGTCACAGCCCGCGACGGGAAGAAAATTTCGTCAAGGTCAACTGCCCTTCCATAGCGCCTACCCTTTTTGAAAGCGAAATGTTCGGTTACGCCAAGGGGGCTTTTACCGGGGCCACAGCCAAGCGCATTGGGCGTATTGAACTGGCCCAGAACGGAACCCTGTTTCTTGATGAAATTGGCGAGCTTGCGCCGGAAATGCAGAGCAAATTGCTGCTGGTCATGGAAGAAAATTCGTTCGAGCGTGTGGGCGAGGCTGAATCCACTGGTGTGGACATCCGCGTAATTTCAGCTACCAATATTGATCTGGCGGCAGCCATGGCCGAGGGGCGTTTGCGGCGGGATCTGTACTACCGGCTTGGCTCTGTGGTCGTGCGTATGCCTTCGCTGCGGGAGCGCAAAAGCGATATTCCCCTGTTTGTGGATCACTTTATTCATCAGTTCGCCAAAGAGTACGAGATTCGCCCTCCCAGGCTGAGCAGGTCAGTGGTGCAGGCTCTGCACGGGCATTCATGGCCCGGCAATATTCGTGAACTGCGCAATGTGGTGAGCCGTATGCTGCTCCATTCGCTGGATTCGGCTTTGACGGAAGATTTTGTCCTGGAGGCCCTGCACCAGTGGGAACCTGAAACTGCAGAAAAACAGCCCTGCGAATCAGCTGTTCCTGCGGCGGGCGGGATGTTGGGGCGTTTTGCTGATCCGGTATATGGCGGCGCAGGCAGCGAACAGGCGGCAGCCTCGGCGCGCCTTCCCACGCTTGAAGAAAATGAACGGGGCCACATTGAACGAGCGTTGCGCCAGTCCGGCGGGCGTATTTCCGGGCCGCGAGGAGCAGCGGCGCTGCTGGGCGTGCCACGCTCTACCCTGCAACACAGAATGCGCAAGTTGGGCATGGACAGGTAA
- a CDS encoding SurA N-terminal domain-containing protein produces the protein MLEYIRSNSQSLGVKLAFGLIILVFVFWGVGSMKDRGAGNVVAMVNGEPITVRDFELAYRNAEESVMRNNPGATREQVRQGLGRQVLRDLVSQSLVRQEAASAGITVTPLELRIAVGQIPAFQNAKGQFDPEAYKRVLQMQRISPAQYEHDMSEDLLRQKLFALVTAAAWHDPAEAQNRYNFLREQRVPDYIFIPAADFMANAKPSDAEVAAYYDSHKAEFAIPPKVDVAYIRISPENLVKPEAISEADARKWYDANLSRFNQQEEVKAAHILVPLAEDAAEADVKKAQESAAAIEKELKSGKSFADVANAHNGPNAAGPGGELGWIKRGTTVKPFEDTAFALEPGKISAPVRSQFGLHIIKVEEKKGGDTQPFASVAADVRKAIAKEQGADKLRDVLDNLIEDNILGKPLEKSAQALGLEAQQTGMASAQDLQQKMGINAEAAASLEKAPANSPVDRALEAGDAYVVARVLKAEPASTASLESVKDKITARLQGEKALAEAMRAAAERRKNLADGPINPTVKTGMGIKTANPMDRSGSLADFGADPELAAAVFHAKVGQWLPVAFAVNSPKDGQGAVLVHVGAVQPPDPPEWDMIKDIMVNAVERERLQGMYETFMQRLLSTAKVEVHNMDIVDRKNM, from the coding sequence ATGCTTGAGTATATCCGTTCCAATTCGCAGTCTCTTGGCGTCAAACTGGCTTTTGGCCTCATTATCCTTGTCTTTGTTTTCTGGGGCGTAGGCAGTATGAAAGACCGGGGCGCAGGCAATGTGGTCGCCATGGTTAACGGCGAACCCATTACCGTGCGTGATTTTGAACTTGCCTATCGCAATGCGGAAGAATCCGTGATGCGCAACAACCCCGGCGCAACGCGCGAGCAGGTCCGTCAGGGCCTTGGGCGTCAGGTGCTGCGTGATCTGGTCAGCCAGTCTCTCGTACGTCAGGAAGCCGCCAGCGCGGGCATTACCGTGACGCCGCTTGAGCTGCGCATTGCCGTGGGACAGATCCCGGCCTTCCAGAACGCCAAGGGGCAGTTTGATCCCGAAGCGTACAAGCGCGTTTTGCAGATGCAGCGCATCTCGCCCGCGCAGTACGAGCATGACATGAGCGAAGACCTGCTGCGGCAGAAGCTCTTTGCCCTGGTCACTGCAGCAGCGTGGCATGATCCTGCAGAAGCGCAGAACCGCTACAACTTCTTGCGTGAACAGCGGGTGCCTGACTACATCTTTATTCCTGCTGCCGATTTCATGGCAAATGCCAAGCCCTCGGATGCGGAAGTAGCCGCCTATTATGACAGCCATAAGGCTGAATTTGCCATTCCTCCCAAGGTGGACGTGGCCTATATCCGCATTTCGCCGGAAAATCTGGTCAAGCCCGAAGCCATCAGCGAGGCAGACGCCCGCAAGTGGTACGATGCCAATCTCTCCCGCTTCAACCAGCAGGAAGAAGTCAAGGCCGCGCACATTCTTGTGCCGCTGGCCGAAGACGCCGCCGAGGCGGACGTAAAGAAGGCCCAGGAATCTGCTGCGGCCATTGAAAAAGAACTCAAAAGCGGCAAAAGTTTTGCCGATGTGGCCAATGCCCACAACGGCCCCAACGCTGCCGGCCCTGGCGGCGAGCTTGGCTGGATCAAGCGCGGCACCACGGTCAAGCCTTTTGAAGACACCGCCTTTGCCCTTGAACCGGGCAAGATTTCCGCACCTGTGCGCAGCCAGTTTGGCCTGCACATCATCAAGGTGGAGGAAAAGAAGGGCGGCGACACGCAGCCCTTTGCCAGCGTTGCCGCCGATGTGCGCAAGGCCATTGCCAAAGAACAGGGCGCGGACAAACTGCGCGATGTGCTTGATAACCTCATTGAAGACAACATTCTCGGCAAGCCGCTTGAAAAGAGCGCGCAGGCTCTGGGGCTTGAAGCCCAGCAGACGGGCATGGCTTCAGCGCAGGATCTGCAACAGAAGATGGGCATCAACGCCGAAGCCGCCGCAAGCCTTGAAAAGGCCCCGGCCAACTCGCCGGTGGACAGGGCGCTTGAAGCTGGCGATGCCTATGTGGTGGCCCGTGTGCTCAAGGCAGAACCTGCATCGACCGCGTCGCTTGAGTCTGTGAAAGATAAAATCACCGCTCGCCTGCAGGGTGAGAAGGCCCTTGCCGAAGCCATGCGTGCGGCGGCGGAGCGCCGCAAGAACCTTGCGGACGGCCCCATCAACCCCACTGTTAAGACGGGCATGGGCATCAAGACCGCCAACCCCATGGATCGTAGCGGAAGCCTGGCAGATTTTGGGGCTGACCCCGAGCTGGCCGCCGCCGTGTTTCATGCCAAGGTCGGCCAGTGGCTGCCTGTTGCCTTTGCCGTCAACAGCCCCAAGGACGGGCAGGGCGCCGTGCTCGTGCACGTTGGCGCTGTGCAGCCTCCCGATCCCCCAGAATGGGACATGATCAAGGACATCATGGTCAATGCCGTGGAGCGCGAGCGCCTTCAGGGTATGTATGAAACCTTCATGCAGCGTCTGCTTTCGACCGCCAAGGTTGAAGTGCACAACATGGACATTGTGGACAGAAAGAACATGTAG
- the dctA gene encoding C4-dicarboxylate transporter DctA has translation MSKKVFSSLYFKVLVGIALGIAFGFVSPDIAVKLKPLGDAFINLIKMIITPVIFCTVVVGIARMDSLKAVGRVGGKTLLYFEIVTTLALFIGLVVVHFVQPGAGIHADPATMDASSLGKFAHAKAQTTMEFVMGIIPHSVIGAFAEGNLLQVLLFSVLFGMSLSHMSGKPKEAILGTLERFSTALLGVVNLIMKLAPVGAFGAITFTIGKYGVGALASLGKLVLCLYVTSALFVIVVLGLICKFSGINIWQLICYMKDEIFITLGTASTEAVLPRSMEKMEALGIKKSVVGLVFPTGYSFNLDGAAIYLTMAASFIAQAMDIHLDISHQITLMLVLLLTSKGGAGVAGAALIALAATLSATNIIPVVGMTLVIGIDRVLNEMRAVVNLIGNCVATVAIGRWEKSIDLDRANKVLRGEIDVDHVLNDADARNEIAASMVATEAEPCK, from the coding sequence ATGTCGAAAAAAGTATTTTCTTCTCTATATTTCAAAGTTCTTGTAGGCATCGCTCTGGGTATTGCGTTCGGCTTTGTCTCTCCAGATATTGCTGTTAAACTCAAACCCCTTGGCGATGCGTTCATCAATCTTATCAAAATGATCATTACGCCAGTGATTTTCTGCACTGTCGTCGTGGGCATTGCACGCATGGACAGCCTCAAGGCTGTAGGCCGTGTGGGCGGTAAAACACTGCTGTATTTTGAAATAGTTACCACTCTTGCTCTTTTTATCGGTCTGGTTGTTGTACATTTTGTGCAGCCCGGCGCCGGGATTCATGCCGACCCTGCCACCATGGATGCTTCTTCTCTGGGCAAGTTCGCCCATGCCAAGGCGCAGACCACCATGGAATTTGTTATGGGCATCATCCCCCACAGCGTTATCGGCGCGTTTGCAGAGGGCAATCTGCTTCAGGTGCTGCTGTTCTCCGTGCTGTTCGGCATGAGCCTCTCCCATATGTCAGGCAAGCCTAAAGAAGCCATCCTTGGCACACTTGAACGCTTCAGCACTGCCCTGCTGGGCGTGGTCAACCTGATCATGAAGCTGGCCCCGGTGGGCGCTTTTGGCGCAATCACTTTTACCATCGGCAAGTACGGCGTTGGCGCGCTGGCTTCGCTGGGCAAGCTTGTGCTCTGCCTCTACGTGACGAGCGCGCTCTTTGTTATCGTGGTGCTGGGCCTTATCTGCAAATTTTCGGGCATCAACATATGGCAGCTCATCTGCTATATGAAGGATGAAATTTTCATCACCCTCGGCACTGCCAGCACAGAGGCCGTGCTGCCCCGCAGCATGGAAAAAATGGAAGCCCTGGGCATCAAAAAATCCGTGGTTGGTCTGGTGTTCCCCACCGGCTACTCCTTCAATCTTGACGGTGCGGCCATCTACCTGACCATGGCGGCATCCTTCATTGCCCAGGCCATGGATATTCACCTCGACATCAGCCATCAGATAACCCTCATGCTGGTGCTGCTGCTCACATCCAAGGGCGGAGCGGGTGTTGCCGGGGCGGCCCTTATTGCCCTGGCTGCCACGCTTTCGGCCACCAACATCATTCCCGTGGTGGGCATGACCCTGGTTATTGGTATTGACCGCGTGCTTAACGAAATGCGCGCCGTGGTCAACCTCATCGGTAACTGCGTCGCCACAGTGGCCATTGGCCGCTGGGAAAAGTCCATTGACCTTGACCGGGCCAACAAGGTGCTTCGGGGCGAAATAGACGTCGACCATGTGCTCAACGATGCTGATGCACGTAATGAAATTGCCGCTTCAATGGTCGCAACAGAAGCCGAACCCTGCAAATAG